From a region of the Campylobacter showae genome:
- a CDS encoding Fe-S-containing hydro-lyase codes for MSEVKKITAPFDKEVVKSLKAGDNVLISGTIIAARDAAHKALTETLARGEALPVNLAGETIYYLGPSPAKPGDVIGAAGPTTSGRMDKYTPTMINEVGINGMIGKGYRSDAVVEAMKKSGCVYMVAIGGAGALISQSIKKYEVLAYPELGPEAVARLTVEDFPAIVAIDSEGNNFYEVGQAPYKKI; via the coding sequence ATGTCAGAAGTAAAAAAGATAACCGCGCCATTTGATAAAGAGGTCGTAAAAAGCCTAAAAGCAGGCGATAACGTACTAATAAGCGGCACCATCATCGCGGCTCGCGACGCCGCGCACAAGGCGCTAACCGAGACTTTGGCTCGCGGCGAGGCCTTGCCCGTAAATTTAGCCGGCGAGACGATCTACTACCTAGGACCGAGCCCCGCAAAACCCGGCGACGTCATAGGAGCTGCGGGACCGACTACTAGCGGACGCATGGATAAATACACTCCGACGATGATAAACGAAGTAGGCATCAACGGCATGATCGGCAAAGGATATCGTAGCGACGCCGTCGTCGAAGCGATGAAAAAATCAGGCTGCGTCTACATGGTCGCTATCGGGGGCGCCGGTGCGCTAATCAGCCAAAGCATCAAAAAGTACGAAGTGTTAGCCTATCCAGAGCTAGGACCCGAGGCGGTCGCGAGGCTTACGGTCGAGGATTTCCCAGCTATCGTAGCGATCGATAGCGAGGGCAATAACTTCTACGAAGTCGGACAAGCTCCGTATAAAAAAATATAA
- a CDS encoding fumarate hydratase yields the protein MRVVQAELISKTVSELCKQACYVVTPDMRAAFEKARENESSPIGKDILGKVLQNADLAQKGIAPICQDTGMAVVFVDLGQDVHIEGGFLEDAINEGVKDGYVGGYLRKSVVNDPIFERKNTTNNTPAVINVRIVRGDKIHIKVAPKGFGSENKSALKMLVPADGLEGVKKVFLDTVKLAGPNACPPMVIGVGIGGTMDKAALMAKYAAARDADSKNPDPRYAKLEEELLELACKTGVGPQGLGGDTTAVKVNIEWYPTHIAGLPVAININCHAARHAEAEI from the coding sequence ATGAGAGTAGTTCAAGCGGAATTAATCTCCAAAACCGTCAGCGAGCTTTGCAAGCAGGCCTGTTACGTCGTAACGCCCGATATGAGAGCAGCTTTTGAAAAAGCTAGAGAAAACGAGAGCTCGCCGATAGGCAAAGACATCCTAGGCAAGGTACTCCAAAATGCCGATCTAGCCCAAAAGGGCATCGCGCCGATCTGCCAAGACACGGGCATGGCGGTCGTGTTCGTCGATCTCGGACAGGATGTGCATATCGAGGGCGGATTTTTAGAAGACGCGATAAACGAGGGCGTAAAAGACGGCTACGTGGGCGGCTATCTGCGCAAATCAGTCGTAAATGACCCGATCTTTGAGCGCAAAAATACGACGAACAACACCCCCGCCGTCATAAACGTAAGGATAGTAAGAGGCGATAAAATCCATATAAAAGTGGCTCCAAAAGGCTTTGGTAGCGAGAACAAATCGGCTCTAAAAATGCTAGTACCCGCAGACGGCCTAGAGGGCGTGAAAAAGGTATTTTTAGACACAGTTAAGCTAGCGGGTCCAAACGCCTGTCCTCCGATGGTGATCGGCGTAGGCATAGGCGGCACGATGGATAAGGCCGCGCTAATGGCAAAATACGCCGCCGCTCGCGACGCAGATAGCAAAAACCCCGATCCTAGATACGCCAAACTAGAGGAGGAGCTACTAGAGCTCGCCTGCAAAACGGGCGTCGGACCGCAAGGTCTAGGCGGCGACACGACCGCGGTAAAAGTAAACATCGAGTGGTATCCGACCCACATCGCGGGCCTGCCGGTCGCTATCAACATCAACTGCCATGCCGCTCGCCACGCCGAAGCTGAAATTTAA
- a CDS encoding hemolysin family protein, with the protein MHPSSADSLFMIALAFFFVFLNAFFVLSEFSIVKVRKSRLEELAKDKVPNAKTALDMSNNLDTYLSATQLGITLSSLALGWIGEPAVARLIEEPLKTYFNLSDILVHTVAFAIAFTLITLMHVVLGELVPKSVAIAKSEKAVLAIARPLHVFWVVFSPLIKTFDFLAGVSLKILGIKPAKDSELAHSEEEIKIIVGESLKGGVLDSFETEIIKNAVDFSDTVAKEIMTPRRDMVCINKQKSYEENIKVIFDSKYTRYPYIDGSKDAILGMIHIRDILQIDLGNKKREFDSIVRKFVIVPENLSISKILVMMNKQQISAALVVDEYGGTAGLLTMEDIMEEILGDFNDEHDDADPHYKKINENIYEFQGRFDLESVEELMGISFADETEELTIGGYVFNLIGRLPVVGDKIEDENCYYEVRKMDGASISSVKVRRKFEQKEDED; encoded by the coding sequence TTGCACCCCAGTAGCGCCGACTCGCTTTTTATGATCGCTCTCGCGTTTTTCTTCGTATTTCTAAACGCTTTTTTCGTCTTATCAGAATTTTCCATCGTCAAAGTCCGTAAGAGCCGCCTAGAGGAGCTTGCAAAGGACAAAGTGCCAAACGCGAAAACCGCGCTTGATATGTCAAACAATCTCGACACATACCTCTCTGCCACGCAGCTAGGCATCACGTTAAGCTCGCTAGCTCTTGGCTGGATCGGCGAGCCTGCGGTCGCTAGGCTGATAGAAGAACCGCTAAAAACATACTTTAATCTAAGCGATATATTAGTCCACACCGTCGCTTTTGCGATCGCGTTTACGCTGATCACGCTCATGCACGTGGTGCTAGGCGAGCTAGTACCAAAGTCCGTCGCCATCGCAAAATCTGAAAAAGCAGTCCTCGCCATCGCGCGTCCATTGCACGTATTTTGGGTTGTTTTCTCGCCTTTGATCAAAACTTTTGATTTTCTAGCGGGCGTTTCTCTTAAAATTTTAGGCATCAAGCCCGCCAAAGATAGCGAGCTGGCCCACTCGGAAGAGGAGATAAAAATCATCGTCGGCGAGAGCCTAAAAGGAGGCGTTCTTGATAGCTTTGAGACCGAGATCATCAAAAATGCGGTCGATTTCTCCGACACGGTCGCTAAAGAGATCATGACTCCGCGCCGCGATATGGTCTGCATAAATAAGCAAAAAAGCTACGAAGAAAACATCAAAGTGATCTTTGACTCCAAATATACGCGCTACCCCTACATCGACGGCAGCAAGGATGCGATACTAGGTATGATCCATATCAGGGATATCTTGCAAATCGACCTGGGTAACAAAAAGCGCGAATTTGACAGCATCGTGCGTAAATTCGTCATCGTACCCGAAAACCTCTCGATATCTAAAATCCTCGTGATGATGAACAAGCAGCAAATCTCCGCCGCTCTGGTTGTGGACGAATACGGCGGCACGGCGGGGCTGCTCACGATGGAAGACATCATGGAAGAGATTTTGGGCGACTTTAACGACGAGCACGACGACGCCGACCCGCACTACAAAAAGATCAACGAAAATATCTACGAGTTTCAGGGGCGCTTTGACTTAGAGAGCGTCGAGGAGCTGATGGGGATAAGCTTTGCTGATGAGACCGAGGAGCTAACGATCGGCGGGTATGTCTTTAATCTCATCGGTCGCTTGCCGGTCGTGGGCGACAAGATCGAGGACGAAAACTGCTACTACGAAGTGCGCAAGATGGACGGCGCTAGCATCTCTAGCGTCAAAGTGCGCAGAAAATTTGAGCAAAAAGAGGACGAGGACTAG